One genomic region from Reichenbachiella ulvae encodes:
- a CDS encoding VOC family protein gives MMKIEHAALWVKDLERMKDFYVEFFQAQSNSMYHNPAKGFRSYFLSFDSGCRIELMQKDGIDQESSGDNKLGWAHLAFSTGSREHVDELTEKLRGKGIEITGEPRTTGDGYYESVILDPEGNSIEITV, from the coding sequence ATGATGAAAATAGAACATGCAGCCCTTTGGGTGAAGGATTTGGAAAGAATGAAAGATTTTTATGTGGAGTTCTTTCAGGCTCAGAGCAATTCGATGTATCACAATCCAGCCAAAGGCTTTCGTTCCTACTTTCTCAGTTTTGATTCGGGATGTCGAATAGAACTGATGCAAAAGGACGGGATTGACCAAGAGAGTAGCGGTGATAACAAGCTTGGTTGGGCGCATTTGGCTTTTTCGACCGGGAGTAGGGAGCATGTGGATGAATTGACAGAAAAATTGAGAGGAAAAGGAATTGAAATTACCGGCGAACCAAGAACCACAGGTGATGGCTATTATGAGAGTGTGATTCTAGATCCAGAAGGCAATTCTATCGAAATTACTGTCTGA
- the xseB gene encoding exodeoxyribonuclease VII small subunit has translation MAKKKSQSYKEAYEELQKISVQLESGEADIDELATLVNRAKELVKYCQDKLRMTEESLKEEKEQ, from the coding sequence ATGGCAAAGAAAAAGTCACAATCCTACAAGGAAGCATACGAAGAGTTGCAGAAGATCTCAGTACAACTGGAATCAGGAGAGGCTGATATAGACGAACTAGCCACACTGGTCAATCGCGCCAAAGAATTGGTCAAATACTGTCAGGACAAACTGCGCATGACAGAAGAAAGTCTCAAAGAAGAAAAGGAGCAATAA
- a CDS encoding response regulator transcription factor has product MKILLVDDHHMIRAGIRTFLDENEAYDVVAEGKTGREAIELYKETKPDLIISDIMMPDLDGIGMTQKIRESDDQVRIVAFSMLSESYHIKQMMKAGANGYLLKNCTESELDAAISAVMDGQTYYSKDVMQSIILDDNKKPEIKQRLSHEIPLTTREMEVLHLICKEYSNAEISEELFIGMRTVDAHKRNLLEKTGCKNVAGLVIYAVERNLFDDL; this is encoded by the coding sequence GTGAAAATATTGCTCGTTGATGACCACCATATGATTCGTGCGGGTATCCGTACCTTTCTGGACGAGAATGAAGCCTATGATGTAGTGGCTGAAGGTAAGACTGGAAGAGAGGCCATAGAATTATACAAGGAAACTAAACCTGACCTGATCATCTCAGACATCATGATGCCGGATCTGGATGGTATCGGAATGACCCAAAAAATCAGAGAATCCGATGACCAAGTGCGCATCGTCGCTTTCAGTATGTTAAGTGAGAGTTACCATATTAAGCAAATGATGAAGGCGGGTGCCAATGGCTATTTGCTCAAAAACTGCACAGAATCGGAGTTGGATGCCGCGATATCTGCAGTGATGGACGGACAGACCTACTATTCCAAAGATGTCATGCAAAGCATTATCCTGGATGATAATAAGAAGCCGGAGATCAAGCAACGCTTGAGTCATGAAATTCCTCTGACTACTCGTGAAATGGAGGTTTTGCATTTGATCTGCAAAGAGTACAGCAATGCGGAGATTTCGGAGGAATTATTTATTGGAATGCGTACCGTGGATGCCCACAAGAGGAATCTGCTGGAAAAAACAGGGTGTAAAAATGTGGCCGGTTTGGTTATTTATGCTGTCGAACGTAACCTCTTTGATGATTTATAA
- the yidC gene encoding membrane protein insertase YidC yields MDRKQIIGMVVMLVLMTVYFQFFAPDTPPPVEEKAATEQAETSPAKTAAVTQDTLEVETQDSLVTAMQKERYGLFAGFAQGEEETVTLENEDIVIELSSKGAVVNQVELKGYKTYDKQPLILMDKYSSTTDLILLSNYKPVNVSELYYTAVKEVKGDSTELSFVMAFDENRYLEQKYILPKKGFEVKYEINFVGLDGIVDNSDVQMIWKDNMKRIELTLKESRQKTTVNYKLIGESMTDIGAGDDESETISQPIKWFSFKQKFFNAGLIAENQISSAVYSASFVEEDTMVVKKLKADLVLPVGDLKTGKGKFKYYFGPNDYKITKQVADGYQENVDLGWSLFRFVNKWLIIPVFNFLEQYISNYGIIIILLVFIIRIILAPLTYKSHMSMAKMKVLKPEMDAIKEQYGDDMQKSQQETMALYQKAGVNPLSGCIPMLLQFPFLLAMFNFFPNSIELRQESFLWAHDLSTYDSILDLPFTIPFYGDHVSLFTLLMTASTLAVTWTNSQMNSQLQGPMKTMQYMMPIMFLFFLNSYSAGLTFYYFVSNLVSFGQTALFRKMVDEDKIKAVMEENRKKNANKKKSGFRKKLDEAMKASQEAQKNKKKK; encoded by the coding sequence ATGGATAGAAAACAGATAATAGGAATGGTCGTGATGCTCGTCCTCATGACCGTTTACTTTCAATTTTTTGCTCCCGACACACCGCCTCCGGTAGAGGAGAAAGCCGCTACAGAACAGGCTGAAACCAGCCCTGCAAAGACTGCAGCGGTGACTCAAGATACGCTGGAAGTAGAAACTCAGGATTCGCTGGTTACTGCCATGCAAAAAGAGCGTTATGGATTGTTCGCTGGATTTGCTCAGGGAGAGGAAGAGACAGTGACCCTGGAAAATGAAGATATCGTCATAGAGCTGTCTTCCAAAGGTGCCGTGGTGAATCAGGTAGAGCTGAAAGGGTATAAGACCTATGACAAGCAGCCTCTGATCCTGATGGACAAGTATAGTTCTACGACTGACTTGATTCTATTGAGCAACTACAAGCCAGTCAATGTGTCTGAGCTATACTATACCGCTGTTAAAGAAGTCAAAGGCGATTCGACGGAGCTTAGCTTTGTGATGGCTTTCGATGAAAATCGCTATTTGGAACAGAAGTATATCCTGCCAAAGAAAGGTTTTGAGGTAAAGTATGAAATCAATTTCGTAGGTCTGGATGGTATCGTTGACAACAGCGATGTGCAAATGATCTGGAAGGATAACATGAAGCGCATCGAGCTGACCCTGAAAGAATCGCGTCAGAAAACCACGGTCAACTACAAATTGATCGGAGAGAGCATGACCGATATAGGAGCTGGTGACGATGAGTCCGAGACTATCTCTCAACCCATCAAGTGGTTCTCTTTCAAGCAAAAGTTTTTCAATGCAGGTTTGATTGCTGAAAATCAAATTTCATCTGCTGTCTACAGTGCTTCTTTCGTCGAGGAAGATACCATGGTAGTGAAGAAGTTGAAGGCGGATTTGGTATTGCCAGTAGGAGATCTGAAAACTGGAAAAGGTAAGTTCAAATACTACTTTGGACCCAACGATTATAAGATTACCAAGCAGGTAGCGGATGGCTATCAGGAGAATGTGGATTTGGGTTGGAGCTTGTTCCGATTTGTGAACAAGTGGTTGATCATCCCGGTATTCAACTTCCTGGAGCAATACATCTCTAACTATGGTATCATCATCATTCTGTTGGTATTCATCATCAGAATCATTCTGGCACCATTGACTTACAAGTCGCACATGTCTATGGCGAAGATGAAAGTCTTGAAGCCAGAGATGGATGCGATCAAAGAGCAATATGGTGACGACATGCAGAAGTCTCAGCAGGAGACCATGGCGCTGTACCAAAAAGCTGGGGTGAATCCATTGAGTGGATGTATTCCAATGCTGCTGCAGTTCCCGTTCTTACTCGCGATGTTCAACTTCTTCCCGAACTCTATCGAGTTGAGACAGGAGTCTTTCTTATGGGCGCATGATTTGTCTACTTATGATAGCATTTTGGACCTGCCATTCACGATTCCATTCTATGGAGATCACGTGAGTTTGTTTACGCTGCTGATGACGGCTTCTACACTGGCAGTGACCTGGACCAATAGCCAGATGAACTCTCAGCTACAAGGGCCTATGAAGACCATGCAGTACATGATGCCGATTATGTTCTTGTTCTTCCTGAACAGCTACTCTGCAGGTTTGACGTTCTATTACTTCGTATCGAACCTTGTATCCTTCGGTCAGACTGCTCTTTTCAGAAAGATGGTCGACGAAGACAAGATCAAAGCAGTAATGGAAGAGAATAGAAAGAAAAACGCAAATAAGAAGAAGTCGGGCTTCCGCAAAAAACTAGACGAAGCGATGAAAGCGAGTCAGGAAGCACAAAAGAATAAGAAGAAGAAATAA
- a CDS encoding CTP synthase: MTSTKYIFVTGGVTSSLGKGIISASLAKLLQARGFSVTIQKFDPYINVDPGTLNPYEHGECYVTDDGAETDLDLGHYERFLNVPTSQANNVTTGRIYYNVIKKEREGEFLGKTVQVVPHITDEIKNSIYKLGETDKFDFVITELGGCVGDIESLPFIEAVRQARFELGPTNSLNIHLTLIPYLNAAGELKTKPTQHSVKQLLEAGIQPDILVCRSEHHLPHDLRKKIALFCNVPQNCVIEARDAESIYDVPLLMRKEKLDERVLSRMKFSYKKEPGLEHWKEFLGRLKNPTDEVRLALVGKYVELQDAYKSISEAFVHAGAANECKVKVTWISSEEIEEENTEKLLANVHGVLVAPGFGERGIEGKIKAIQYVRENDIPFFGICLGMQCASVEFARNVLKLDAHSKEMKPDTKHPVIDLMEDQKNLTEMGGTMRLGAYDCQIKKGTKAFQTYGSTKISERHRHRYEFNNKYIEDFEKHGMLASGLNPKTGLVEIIELKDHRWFVGSQFHPELKSTVLNPHPLFVKFVKAALQYKRDITSDNRS, translated from the coding sequence ATGACATCTACAAAGTACATTTTCGTTACGGGCGGAGTAACTTCATCACTTGGAAAGGGCATCATATCAGCATCACTGGCTAAATTATTGCAAGCCAGAGGCTTTTCTGTGACCATCCAAAAGTTCGACCCCTATATCAATGTTGATCCGGGCACTTTGAATCCCTACGAGCATGGCGAATGCTATGTGACTGACGATGGGGCAGAGACGGATCTGGATTTGGGGCACTACGAGCGTTTTCTCAATGTTCCTACTTCGCAGGCCAATAACGTAACGACGGGTCGTATTTATTACAATGTGATCAAGAAAGAGCGTGAGGGCGAGTTCCTGGGCAAGACCGTACAGGTAGTACCTCATATCACTGACGAGATCAAGAACAGCATCTACAAATTAGGTGAGACCGATAAGTTTGATTTTGTCATCACCGAGCTCGGTGGATGTGTGGGTGATATCGAATCTCTTCCGTTCATTGAAGCCGTTCGTCAGGCGCGATTCGAATTGGGACCTACTAATTCCCTCAATATTCACCTGACTTTGATTCCTTATCTGAATGCAGCTGGGGAATTGAAAACCAAGCCTACTCAGCACTCGGTGAAGCAGCTATTGGAAGCAGGGATTCAGCCAGATATTTTGGTGTGTAGAAGTGAGCATCACCTGCCTCATGACTTGAGAAAGAAAATTGCCCTCTTCTGTAACGTACCTCAGAACTGTGTGATTGAAGCCAGAGATGCAGAATCGATCTACGATGTGCCTCTTTTGATGAGAAAAGAGAAACTAGATGAGCGCGTGCTTTCCAGAATGAAATTTTCATACAAGAAGGAGCCGGGTCTGGAGCATTGGAAAGAATTTTTGGGTCGATTGAAGAACCCAACTGATGAAGTTCGTTTGGCCTTAGTAGGAAAGTATGTGGAGCTTCAGGATGCTTACAAATCCATCAGTGAAGCTTTCGTGCATGCGGGAGCAGCCAATGAGTGTAAGGTGAAAGTAACCTGGATTTCGTCAGAAGAAATCGAAGAAGAAAATACAGAAAAGCTACTTGCCAATGTACATGGTGTGTTGGTAGCACCTGGGTTTGGTGAGCGTGGTATTGAGGGCAAGATCAAGGCCATCCAATATGTGCGTGAGAATGATATTCCATTCTTTGGTATTTGTTTGGGGATGCAATGTGCCTCAGTAGAGTTTGCCAGAAACGTATTGAAGCTCGATGCACACTCCAAAGAAATGAAGCCTGATACCAAGCACCCGGTGATTGACCTGATGGAAGATCAAAAAAATCTAACAGAGATGGGAGGTACCATGAGACTGGGTGCCTATGACTGCCAGATCAAGAAGGGTACAAAGGCATTTCAAACTTACGGATCTACTAAGATCTCCGAAAGACACAGACACAGATACGAATTCAATAACAAATACATCGAGGATTTCGAAAAGCATGGGATGCTTGCATCCGGTCTTAACCCAAAGACTGGTTTGGTAGAAATCATCGAACTCAAAGATCACCGTTGGTTCGTAGGTTCGCAGTTTCATCCAGAATTGAAGAGCACGGTCCTGAATCCGCACCCGCTTTTTGTCAAATTCGTGAAGGCTGCCCTGCAATATAAAAGAGACATAACATCAGATAATAGAAGTTAA
- a CDS encoding serine hydrolase domain-containing protein — translation MMIKNGLLIPTMFLVFTLLSCENKVAKTDYVRDVLTSELDSLLSNDDINAVSIGVFYNGETYEFHQGELTKGLNDKPTEETIYEIASLTKTFTGTLLAQAIVDQKINLDDDIRIVLKDDFPNLEFENSPITFRHLVTHRSGIPNMLPNKPGIFKNPDRNQLPYVINELQKDFTRDAFFNELNKVKIDTVPGTKFSYSNAGANLLGYCLENIYNKRYEDLLKEVIFLPLKMQSTKITLTDDDTENLAQGYNENNIRMPFFTNKDMSAEGGIKSTLSDMMKYVAFQLDQDNVVVQKSHQELLGLWDDYDNGMFWQIFKNKNQPNKIFQNGGAFGTSSWLTIIPDEGIGVFVATNQSGPSIHGLLNNTVDSIIEKLATTK, via the coding sequence ATGATGATAAAAAATGGATTATTAATTCCGACAATGTTTTTGGTATTTACCTTATTAAGTTGTGAGAATAAAGTGGCTAAAACGGACTATGTTAGGGATGTTTTAACATCTGAACTAGATTCTTTACTTTCTAATGATGACATAAATGCAGTTTCTATCGGGGTTTTTTATAATGGGGAAACGTATGAATTCCATCAAGGGGAGTTAACAAAAGGTTTGAATGACAAACCAACTGAAGAAACAATCTACGAAATTGCATCACTTACAAAAACATTTACTGGAACATTACTTGCACAAGCAATAGTTGATCAAAAAATCAATTTAGACGATGATATCAGAATTGTTCTAAAAGATGATTTTCCAAATTTAGAGTTCGAAAATAGCCCAATTACTTTTCGTCATTTAGTGACTCATAGAAGTGGTATTCCAAATATGTTACCAAACAAACCTGGGATTTTCAAAAATCCAGATCGCAATCAATTACCATATGTTATTAATGAGCTTCAGAAAGATTTTACGAGAGATGCATTTTTTAATGAATTAAATAAGGTAAAGATTGACACAGTACCTGGGACTAAATTTAGTTACTCAAATGCTGGAGCCAATTTGTTAGGTTATTGTTTAGAAAACATTTATAACAAGCGTTATGAAGATCTTTTAAAAGAGGTCATATTTCTGCCATTAAAAATGCAAAGTACCAAAATAACTTTGACTGACGATGATACCGAGAATTTGGCTCAAGGGTATAATGAAAATAATATTAGGATGCCCTTTTTTACGAATAAAGACATGAGTGCTGAAGGAGGGATTAAATCCACGCTTAGTGATATGATGAAATATGTGGCCTTCCAACTAGACCAAGACAATGTTGTGGTACAAAAGTCCCATCAAGAATTGCTTGGACTTTGGGATGATTACGATAATGGAATGTTTTGGCAGATTTTTAAAAATAAAAATCAACCAAATAAAATATTTCAAAATGGAGGAGCATTTGGGACTTCAAGTTGGTTAACCATAATACCTGACGAAGGCATCGGAGTCTTTGTTGCCACTAATCAATCTGGCCCATCTATTCATGGTCTCTTAAACAATACTGTAGATAGTATAATAGAGAAATTAGCTACAACAAAGTGA
- the xseA gene encoding exodeoxyribonuclease VII large subunit → MEHYSLSSFNQMVKQTLKQSLAPSYWIIAEIGEMNIAQKGHCYMELVEKENNFVKAKMRATIWSYTFGALFNQFERMTGTTLKAGMQILLNASFEFHEIYGISLNIKDIDPQFTLGERERKKRETLLKLEEEGIIDLNRSLILPQVPQRIAIISSETAAGYGDFMNQFDSNPYGYRAKMRLFNSVMQGDQAITSIIDSLHRIYEIEDEIDLIILIRGGGAQMDLDCFDDFELCSHLAQFPLPVITGIGHERDKTIADRVANVSLKTPTAVAEFLVSGMMDFENEILESFEGIRQSAKGILQQESERLSQSQYLIRLKANQLIQQASYRLETLTDYLERRPVQIINEQRKELASIERLMKAQDPKEVLKKGYSITRLNGKVLKAGQKLKVGDDIETQHQNEVITSTVKQISKN, encoded by the coding sequence ATGGAGCACTACAGCCTTTCATCCTTCAACCAAATGGTCAAGCAAACACTCAAGCAGTCGCTTGCCCCATCCTATTGGATCATAGCTGAAATCGGCGAGATGAACATCGCTCAAAAAGGGCACTGCTACATGGAATTGGTTGAGAAGGAAAACAACTTTGTTAAAGCCAAAATGCGAGCGACGATCTGGTCCTATACCTTTGGAGCGCTCTTCAATCAATTCGAAAGGATGACTGGCACGACACTGAAGGCCGGCATGCAAATCCTGCTGAATGCCAGCTTTGAGTTTCATGAAATCTACGGCATCAGCCTCAACATCAAAGACATTGATCCTCAGTTCACCCTGGGGGAGCGAGAGCGCAAAAAAAGAGAGACCTTGCTAAAGCTGGAGGAAGAAGGGATCATCGATCTGAATCGATCGCTCATCCTGCCACAAGTTCCTCAGCGTATTGCCATCATCAGTTCGGAGACGGCTGCCGGATACGGAGATTTCATGAATCAGTTCGACAGCAACCCCTATGGCTACCGAGCCAAGATGAGATTATTCAACTCGGTGATGCAGGGCGATCAGGCTATAACCTCCATCATCGACAGCTTGCATCGTATTTATGAAATAGAGGATGAAATAGACCTAATTATTCTGATCCGAGGTGGTGGAGCTCAGATGGATCTGGACTGTTTCGACGATTTCGAGCTCTGTTCTCACCTGGCACAATTTCCTCTGCCTGTCATCACGGGCATTGGCCATGAGCGAGACAAAACCATCGCCGATCGAGTCGCCAATGTCAGTCTAAAAACCCCTACCGCCGTAGCGGAATTTCTAGTCAGTGGCATGATGGATTTTGAAAACGAAATACTGGAAAGCTTCGAGGGTATACGCCAGTCAGCCAAAGGAATATTACAACAAGAGTCCGAACGATTAAGTCAAAGCCAATACCTGATTCGTCTCAAAGCCAATCAACTGATTCAACAAGCCTCTTATAGATTAGAAACGCTGACCGATTATCTGGAAAGAAGACCCGTTCAAATCATAAATGAACAGAGAAAAGAACTAGCATCTATAGAAAGACTGATGAAAGCACAAGATCCAAAAGAGGTACTGAAGAAAGGATATTCAATCACCCGACTGAATGGAAAAGTATTAAAAGCTGGTCAGAAACTGAAAGTCGGTGATGACATAGAAACTCAACACCAAAACGAAGTGATCACCAGTACCGTCAAACAAATTTCAAAAAATTAA
- a CDS encoding ATP-binding protein: MPEDRESQDDALVAVSKAINELIINKNFSEALDQSLKYIGKAFNGDAFILEVGLNKDKEFVLDMKHYYMQVFDQTRLQLNRERSLSAFPEVSNMLKQGKSYTFKKSTAKPEMVSSLNKTGGKAGIIVPIFMKQNFWGVLSLNTIEEEREWGRATVAVMETLAKSIGVSLEKLNYGESLSEEIVAQSRVIVENNRRFESLVYNVPGIVFRCRFDKHWTMDFISDYVFELTGHRSDQFLPPKSEVTFDSLIHPNDREFVWMEVQRQLKKSSFYKVNYRITDAEDRVKWFWEQGVKQENEHGEEMLEGCIIDISDRVENHEKVVAATMETEDRARSYFSRELHDNLQQLLTTAHLNLEHAKKRSDEGAMKFLNNASGSLKEAIQHTRDLSHKLMPKTIEDYGYVAAVEALLDSLPSESDPHFQLQHNMQEGELPKTMALSLYRITQEAINNILKHAEAKQVMIQLMRHPDQLLLSIEDDGKGFDYKEVLDAESGFGLNSMISRATSIGAQLFVESAPGKGTQLFIEIPYQTDKENEAVESENIAR, encoded by the coding sequence ATGCCTGAAGATAGAGAATCTCAAGACGATGCATTGGTAGCGGTTTCTAAGGCAATCAATGAATTGATCATCAATAAAAATTTTTCTGAAGCTCTGGACCAATCCCTGAAATACATTGGGAAAGCTTTCAATGGAGATGCCTTCATATTAGAAGTAGGATTGAACAAGGACAAAGAATTTGTCCTGGATATGAAACACTACTATATGCAGGTTTTTGATCAGACTCGCTTGCAATTGAACAGGGAGAGGAGCCTGTCAGCCTTTCCCGAGGTGTCGAATATGTTGAAGCAGGGAAAGAGTTATACCTTCAAAAAGAGTACGGCCAAACCAGAGATGGTCAGCTCCTTGAACAAGACCGGAGGAAAAGCAGGAATTATTGTTCCGATATTTATGAAGCAGAATTTCTGGGGAGTACTGAGTCTGAATACGATCGAAGAGGAGCGTGAGTGGGGAAGAGCAACTGTGGCAGTGATGGAGACTCTGGCGAAAAGTATTGGGGTCAGCCTGGAGAAACTCAATTATGGAGAATCGCTGAGTGAAGAGATTGTGGCTCAATCCAGAGTCATAGTGGAGAACAACAGACGTTTTGAGTCACTGGTGTATAATGTACCGGGTATAGTTTTTCGTTGCAGGTTTGATAAGCATTGGACGATGGATTTTATCAGTGACTATGTTTTTGAGTTGACTGGTCATCGATCAGATCAGTTTTTGCCTCCTAAATCTGAGGTGACATTTGATTCACTCATACATCCAAATGATCGAGAGTTTGTCTGGATGGAAGTACAGCGACAACTCAAAAAAAGCAGTTTTTATAAGGTGAATTATAGAATCACAGATGCAGAAGATAGAGTCAAATGGTTTTGGGAGCAAGGAGTGAAACAGGAGAATGAGCATGGAGAAGAAATGCTGGAGGGCTGTATCATAGATATAAGTGATCGGGTAGAGAACCATGAAAAAGTAGTGGCAGCCACTATGGAAACTGAGGACCGGGCCAGGAGTTATTTTTCCAGAGAGCTTCATGACAATCTTCAGCAGTTGCTTACCACAGCCCATTTGAACCTGGAACATGCCAAGAAAAGGTCAGACGAAGGGGCCATGAAGTTTTTGAACAACGCATCCGGATCTCTCAAAGAGGCGATCCAGCATACGAGGGATTTGAGTCACAAGTTGATGCCCAAAACGATAGAAGACTATGGGTATGTAGCGGCTGTAGAAGCCTTGCTCGACAGCCTACCTTCAGAGTCAGATCCACATTTTCAGCTTCAGCATAATATGCAGGAAGGGGAGCTACCTAAGACAATGGCCTTGTCACTTTACAGAATTACACAAGAAGCCATTAACAATATACTCAAGCACGCTGAAGCAAAACAGGTCATGATACAGCTCATGAGACATCCTGATCAATTGCTCCTTTCGATCGAAGATGATGGCAAGGGTTTTGATTACAAGGAGGTGTTGGATGCCGAAAGTGGCTTTGGGCTAAATAGTATGATAAGTCGAGCTACCTCGATTGGTGCACAGCTCTTTGTGGAGAGTGCTCCGGGCAAAGGCACCCAATTGTTTATAGAAATTCCATACCAAACCGATAAAGAGAATGAAGCCGTCGAAAGTGAAAATATTGCTCGTTGA